The nucleotide window AATATCTGGCTTGATGTATCTGCCTCAAGCACCCCTCTTTCCACAGCCAGGGCCAGTGTGGCCCGGATGTTGACCAATGGTTCCGACAGGGGGTCGTTATTCTCGGGATTGAAGACCAGCGCCACCTCGTCATCTCCCTCGATCTCCCCATTGAGGTACATTCCGTAGATCCTTCCGACCCCGACCATTCCCATGTCCCCCAGTTCGGACGCACGCAGCGCCCCCATGCTCCCGCCTCCGACCACGGTCACGCCTCTCTTCAACAAGGCGATGATCTCTCGATGGCCGACCGAACAGTCGTTCATGAAGACCCCGTCGATGATCCCCACGATGGCAACGCCTTCCTCCAGTCGGGGGAGGTCGCCTCTCTTGATCGGTGGACGAAAATCTGCGTCCAATATATTTCTGGCCTCGGCCAATGATAGGCTCATGCCTAGGAAGATGACTGGTTTCATCCCCGGGCGCTCCTTTCCGCTTCCATCAGTCGCCTCCCTACACGGTCCGAATCGATGGAGAACACTTCAAGGCCCGGGACGACCACTCGGACGACTGGAACGCCGATCTCCTTTCGGGTAAGGTCGACCGTGATGACAGATCGTAGCCCTACGAC belongs to Methanomassiliicoccales archaeon and includes:
- a CDS encoding TfuA-related McrA-glycine thioamidation protein, with the translated sequence MKPVIFLGMSLSLAEARNILDADFRPPIKRGDLPRLEEGVAIVGIIDGVFMNDCSVGHREIIALLKRGVTVVGGGSMGALRASELGDMGMVGVGRIYGMYLNGEIEGDDEVALVFNPENNDPLSEPLVNIRATLALAVERGVLEADTSSQILEKVRAEFYPRRSFSRTVELAKDILDPLTFKEFAEFVGKSSVDLKRRDAIAVLQEIEKIQKSIFPKNAKK